ACTTCGGCACCTACAGCCGTTTTGATGAAGTACGAAACTATATAGACACCTTTGAAAACATGTTCCTCGTAGGCCGCAACGGCATGCATAAATACAACAACTCAGACCACTCCATGCTCACCGCCATGGTAGCCGTAGATAATATCAGCGAAGGCATTACTACCAAAACAAATATCTGGTCTATCAATACAGAGCAGGAATATCATGAAGAAAAAAAATGAAAAAAGGGAAAGAACCCTCTTTCCCTTTTTCTAAAGTCTTGTTGCCAGCTCAGCTATCCTGTTTGAGATACCTACTTCGTTATCATACCACGCCACTACTTTAACCAGGTTGCCTATCACACGGGTCAAGGTGCCATCCATGATAGCAGAATGCGTGTTACCAATAATATCTGTGGATACAAACTGCTCTTCTGTGTATTCAAGCACACCTTTCAAAGAGCCGGCTGCATGTTGTTTAAAAAGATCATTGATTGCTGCGGCGGATACCGTTTTTTTCAGGTTCAATGACAGCTCTGCAATAGAACCATCTATCACCGGTACGCGGTAAGAAAATCCGTCGAGCTTTCCTTTTAATGCAGGCAATACAGCGCCTATGGCTTTTGCTGCACCGGTAGTAGTAGGGATGATGGATTGTGTGGCGGCACGTGCCCGTCTGAAGTCTTTGTGCGGACCGTCCTGCAAAAGCTGATCCATGGTGAAAGCATGGATGGTACTCATAAATCCTGATTCAATACCGTATTCTTTGTCGAGCAGGTAAAGCAGGGGAGCAATACAATTGGTGGTACAGGATGCTGTAGAAAGAATTTCATCATCCGGTGCAATAATATCTTCGTTAACGCCTGCTACCACCGTTTTTACATCGCCTGTAGCGGGTGCGGTGATCAGTACTTTTTTTGCGCCTGCCTGGATATGTGCTTGCGCCAGTTCACGTTGTGTAAAACGACCAGTAGATTCTACCACTACATCAACACCCAGTTTTTTCCAGGGCAGATTGGCGGGATCTCTTTCACTTACCAGTAATATATCTTTGCCGTTCACCTGGATATATTGCCCGTTGTGTGTGACTGTTCCGGGAAATTTACCATGAGAGCTATCGTATTTCAACAGGTGGGTGAGTATGTCAATACCCATCAGGTCATTAATGGCTACCACTTCCACTCCTTTCTTGTCCTGGAGTGCTCTCAGTGTCATTCTGCCTATGCGTCCGAATCCGTTTATGGCTATTTTCATCGCTTTAATAATTTAGTTACGATACAAAAATAACACATGGAAAACCTGTCTCAAATGACTAAAAACATACAATTTCTGCCATCAGATTACAGGTACTGCTGCAAGGGAAGTCCGGAAGGTCCGGCGATAATCGCTGGGAGATATCATGAGGTGACGAAGGAATACACGCCGCATGGATACGGTCCCACCAAGTCCGCATTTTTCTGCAATCTGCTCCATACTCAAATCTGTTTCTTCCAGGTATTTTCTGGCAATTTCCACGCGGAGCTTCTCCACAAATTTTGCAGGGGTAAGACCACTTTCTTTCAGGAAAACGCGGGCAAAATTCCGCGGGCTCATGTTCATGTGTATCGCCAGTTGTTCTACGCTGAGATCCTGATCCAGGTGAGCTGTCATCCAGGGCCGCAGTTTGCCCGCAACGGTATTGGTCAGACTGTGTTCATCCAGCAGTACGCCGAACTGTGACTGATATCCCGGCCGTTTCAGGTAGAAAACCAGTTTGCGCGCAACTTTCACTGCCACTTCGCGTCCATAATCTTCTTCTACCAATGCCAGCGCCAGGTCTATTCCCGAAGAAACGCCACCGGAAGTGTATACGTTGCCGTCGCGGATAAAAAAGGGATTGGTGTCTACCTTCACCTGCGGATGAGTATCCTGGAAGTCCTGGCTAAACTCCCAATGCGTGGTAGCCCGCTTACCATCCAGGATACCCGCCCGCGCCAGCGCATAGGCGCCTATACAAACAGACCCGACACGATGCATCCGGGGATACATTTCACGCAGCCACTTATAAAATCCCTGGTGGGTGTTGTTCAGGAACTCGGTGCCCAAACCCGCTATCAGCAAGGTGTCTATTGGCCGGTCTATTTCAGTAACGCGCAAGGGACACAGTAGTTCCACACTGCTTTGCGTGATCACTTTTTTTGTGGCATCGGGAGCGGCAAGCAGAATTTCATACCCGCCCGCATGCAGCGAAGGATCGCTTCCCAGCACTTTATTTGCTATCGTAAATACATCACAAGGCCCTGCAATATCCAACAGCAACGTTCCCTGCATAGGTACCACTACGATCAGTTTTTTACTTGTATGCAACATTGTTTCTCCGTTAAGATCAGGGTTTTCAATGCCCCGTCTGCCCTGTTAAAGTAAGAAAATGCGATTACTTTTTATGCCATTCCTCCGGATATTACCCTGACATAAACAAAAATAAGGGGAAGAAGCAGCAGCTTTCCTGCTGGTCTTCTTCCCCTTCTGAGCATAGTTATGACAAAACAAAAAGGAAGGGATTCAATAAATATTTATCATCAAAAAATATTCATCTCCCTTATTATTTATTTCAAAAATTAATTTTTGTAGATGTGTACTTCAATTTTACCATCTTTTGTAACAGCACCCCGGTACATCCCCTCTGTGTTGAAAGACATCGTCATATGTCCGTTCCTGTCCAATGCAATGAGGCCGCCATCGCCGCCCATATCGCCTACTTTCTTAATTACAGTATTACCGGCAGCCTGAACAGACAGTCCTTTATACTCCATCAATGCAGACAAATCATAAGCCACTACATTGCGGATATAAAACTCTCCCCAACCTGTGCAGGAAATGGCCGCCGTTTTATTGTTGGCATAAGTGCCCGCACCAATAATCGGTGAGTCGCCGATACGTCCGTATTTTTTGTTGGTCATACCACCGGTAGAAGTAGCCGCTGCCAGGTTCCCTTGCTTATCCAGCGCCACGGCGCCTACGGTACCGAATTTATAATCGTGGTTAATGATGCCCAGTTTTTCGGGTTTCGTATAGGCGTGTGCTTTAGCTGCTGCTACGGAGTCATCCCACAATACTTTTTGCAGGTCATCCCAGCGTGACTGTGTTCTGAAATAAGAAGGATCCACTATTTCCAGTCCTGCTTCCTTGGCAAATTTTTCTGCACCAGGACCCACCATCATCACATGTTCAGATTTTTCCATCACCGCCCTGGCGGCACTAACAGGATGACGCACGGTTGTAACACCCGCCACTGCGCCTGCTGCACGGGTTTTACCATTCATGATAGCAGCATCCAGTTCATTCCGCCCGTCATGTGTAAACACCGCGCCTTTACCAGCGTTGAACAGTGAGTCATCTTCCAGCACCCGCACCGTAGCTTCTACCGCATCCAGACTACTACCACCGGATTGTAATACCTTATAACCCGTTTCCAGCGCCTTTTTCAGAGAGGCTGTATAAGCTGCCTCTTTTTCAGGCGTCATATTCTTTTTCAGAATGGTACCTGCACCTCCGTGGATCACCAGCACATAAGATGAAGCGCCCTTTTGCGCTGCCACCGGCTGCCATAACTGTATCAAACAAATAAAGAAGAAAACATAACAAAACCGTCCTTTCATATACCCGCTTATTTTGTTGAATGATTAAATTACTTTCCGCTTCAGCTGACCATCTTCTACCCACCACCAATACCAGGTGCCGCCGCTCGCTTTCGCAGGATCAAAATCGGCTACCTGGAAACTACCGTTGCCGGTAGCTGTTGCCGGCACCTCATACACTCTCAGCGCCTCGCCATTATCCTTCCACTGCAATGGCTGGTCCTTCACACAAAGCTCCGGCTTTTTCAATGAATCCGTACTGATGAAATAAGCTTTGCTCACACCAAAAACTTTTGCAGCTCCCTGCTCATCAATACATACCGCTGTTTTTTCATCAACCGCAATGCCTTTGGGAAAGATGTTCCAGTCTTTTATAATCCTGCTCATAAAAGTAACGTGTCTGCCCTCCCGTTTACGGGCTACATAATGCTGATCGCTGATCACATTTTGCAGATAAGGCGCCTCCAGGAAATCGTTGTTATACAAGGTTACCAGCGAATCATAAGGATTGGCCAGCACGGAATCTGATACCGCGCTACCGCCTTCCCCGCTGTAATACATGCCGCTCAGGATAGCGCAACCGGCGCTGGTACCACCTACCGGCGCCTTCTTTTCCTGCAACAGGTAATTAATAGCTGCATTCACTTTTGTACCTCTCCACTGCGCCATGTACCTGGATTGATCTCCACCGGCTATGAACAGCAATTCCGCATTGCGGATGATATTGGCCACCGTATCATTATTGGCCAGTTCGCGCGTAGTGATGTTTAAAGTCTCTACAGAATTTACTTTACCAAGCGCGTTGAAATCTTCATTATAACCGGCGCTGTTGGATGCCGTCAATATCACCACATCACCGCCGCCACTGCGTTCCAGCATCCACTGGAAAG
The Chitinophaga sp. MM2321 DNA segment above includes these coding regions:
- the gap gene encoding type I glyceraldehyde-3-phosphate dehydrogenase, coding for MKIAINGFGRIGRMTLRALQDKKGVEVVAINDLMGIDILTHLLKYDSSHGKFPGTVTHNGQYIQVNGKDILLVSERDPANLPWKKLGVDVVVESTGRFTQRELAQAHIQAGAKKVLITAPATGDVKTVVAGVNEDIIAPDDEILSTASCTTNCIAPLLYLLDKEYGIESGFMSTIHAFTMDQLLQDGPHKDFRRARAATQSIIPTTTGAAKAIGAVLPALKGKLDGFSYRVPVIDGSIAELSLNLKKTVSAAAINDLFKQHAAGSLKGVLEYTEEQFVSTDIIGNTHSAIMDGTLTRVIGNLVKVVAWYDNEVGISNRIAELATRL
- a CDS encoding GlxA family transcriptional regulator; the encoded protein is MLHTSKKLIVVVPMQGTLLLDIAGPCDVFTIANKVLGSDPSLHAGGYEILLAAPDATKKVITQSSVELLCPLRVTEIDRPIDTLLIAGLGTEFLNNTHQGFYKWLREMYPRMHRVGSVCIGAYALARAGILDGKRATTHWEFSQDFQDTHPQVKVDTNPFFIRDGNVYTSGGVSSGIDLALALVEEDYGREVAVKVARKLVFYLKRPGYQSQFGVLLDEHSLTNTVAGKLRPWMTAHLDQDLSVEQLAIHMNMSPRNFARVFLKESGLTPAKFVEKLRVEIARKYLEETDLSMEQIAEKCGLGGTVSMRRVFLRHLMISPSDYRRTFRTSLAAVPVI
- a CDS encoding isoaspartyl peptidase/L-asparaginase — encoded protein: MKGRFCYVFFFICLIQLWQPVAAQKGASSYVLVIHGGAGTILKKNMTPEKEAAYTASLKKALETGYKVLQSGGSSLDAVEATVRVLEDDSLFNAGKGAVFTHDGRNELDAAIMNGKTRAAGAVAGVTTVRHPVSAARAVMEKSEHVMMVGPGAEKFAKEAGLEIVDPSYFRTQSRWDDLQKVLWDDSVAAAKAHAYTKPEKLGIINHDYKFGTVGAVALDKQGNLAAATSTGGMTNKKYGRIGDSPIIGAGTYANNKTAAISCTGWGEFYIRNVVAYDLSALMEYKGLSVQAAGNTVIKKVGDMGGDGGLIALDRNGHMTMSFNTEGMYRGAVTKDGKIEVHIYKN
- a CDS encoding cyanophycinase, producing MKSIYAGCLLITATAICSMGCNNGEAQVNTHRPASIGIIGDTADVETPVKGGVALIGGGGNVNGAFQWMLERSGGGDVVILTASNSAGYNEDFNALGKVNSVETLNITTRELANNDTVANIIRNAELLFIAGGDQSRYMAQWRGTKVNAAINYLLQEKKAPVGGTSAGCAILSGMYYSGEGGSAVSDSVLANPYDSLVTLYNNDFLEAPYLQNVISDQHYVARKREGRHVTFMSRIIKDWNIFPKGIAVDEKTAVCIDEQGAAKVFGVSKAYFISTDSLKKPELCVKDQPLQWKDNGEALRVYEVPATATGNGSFQVADFDPAKASGGTWYWWWVEDGQLKRKVI